From Geomonas agri, one genomic window encodes:
- the mreD gene encoding rod shape-determining protein MreD: MIAYLKIAAIVIAALLLQMTLLPRYLQDPFQPNLLIILVVYLGLKLPHRFAGVAVFALGLLQDSFSGIYLGLHAFSYLCIYTLLSELADRLYTDNRALFVLVVFIATIMSALLNLVLLLVFSVGNGLYASLLPALVPQALINALIASLFSGVRLPVEEAR; encoded by the coding sequence GTGATTGCCTATCTCAAAATAGCCGCCATCGTCATAGCCGCCCTGCTGTTGCAGATGACGCTGCTCCCCAGGTACCTGCAGGACCCTTTTCAGCCCAACCTGCTCATCATCCTGGTGGTGTACCTGGGGCTCAAACTGCCGCACCGCTTTGCCGGCGTTGCCGTCTTCGCCCTGGGGCTGTTGCAGGACAGCTTCAGCGGTATCTACCTTGGCCTGCATGCCTTCTCCTATCTCTGCATCTATACCCTTTTGTCTGAGCTTGCCGATCGACTCTACACCGACAACCGCGCCTTATTCGTGTTGGTTGTCTTTATCGCTACTATCATGAGTGCCCTCTTGAACCTTGTACTGCTTCTGGTCTTCTCGGTCGGTAACGGCCTGTACGCCTCGCTGTTGCCTGCGCTCGTTCCGCAGGCCCTGATCAACGCGTTGATCGCCTCCCTTTTTTCCGGGGTAAGGCTCCCGGTCGAGGAGGCGAGATGA
- the sfsA gene encoding DNA/RNA nuclease SfsA — protein sequence MKLPQPLYQGTLIRRYQRFLADVELDDGTVVTAHTPNTGSMMGCALPGNRVLLSVSGNPTRKYPHSWELVHADGVWVGINTMLPNLLAREAILNGTIAELSGYANIKLEVPYGTGSRIDLLLSGERGLCYVETKNVTLVRERCALFPDAVSTRGQKHLRELMEMVRQGHRAVNLFVVQRGDGDALSPADAIDPAYGALLREAAQAGVELLAYQARVTESEVHLSHSVPVLL from the coding sequence ATGAAACTACCACAACCACTCTACCAGGGGACGCTAATCCGCCGCTACCAACGTTTTCTCGCCGACGTGGAACTGGACGACGGCACCGTGGTCACCGCGCACACCCCCAATACCGGCAGCATGATGGGGTGCGCCCTCCCGGGCAACCGCGTCCTCCTCTCGGTGAGCGGCAACCCGACGCGCAAGTATCCGCACAGTTGGGAACTGGTGCACGCCGACGGCGTGTGGGTCGGTATCAACACGATGCTCCCCAACCTCCTTGCCCGCGAGGCGATCCTGAACGGCACCATCGCGGAGCTTTCGGGCTACGCCAACATCAAGCTCGAGGTCCCCTACGGCACCGGGAGCAGGATCGACCTGCTTCTCTCTGGCGAACGCGGCCTGTGCTACGTGGAGACCAAGAACGTCACCCTGGTGCGGGAGCGTTGTGCTCTCTTTCCCGACGCGGTCAGCACGCGGGGGCAGAAGCATCTGCGCGAGCTCATGGAGATGGTGCGCCAGGGGCATCGTGCCGTGAACCTGTTCGTGGTGCAGCGTGGCGACGGCGACGCCCTCTCCCCGGCCGACGCCATCGACCCGGCTTACGGCGCGCTGCTGCGGGAGGCGGCGCAGGCGGGGGTGGAACTGCTCGCCTACCAGGCCAGGGTCACCGAAAGCGAGGTGCACCTGAGCCATTCGGTGCCCGTGCTGCTGTAG
- the mrdA gene encoding penicillin-binding protein 2, protein MKPLNNILPDDDGGGRRIIGLSLGACAVFFLLLARLWYLQVISAEDLIDQSENNRLRFVPVAAPRGAILDRNGKVLVSNTPSFSVAVIPQDVKNKEQLIDNLAHYLNLDRTEIETKWNKGQGRAKYYPLVVASGITRDQMEFLEENRLALSGVNIEMKPIRAYTNGTLASHLLGYLGEVSEDELNSERYRDYNAGDYIGKSGVERSWESFLHGTDGGRQIEVDARGRFLRTVAETGSTVGNTVMLTIDLEMQKAAEQALGDQAGAAVAMDVNTGEILAFVSSPDFDPAHFTGRMPPDVWKKYLEDERHPLENKALKGMYPPGSTFKIITAIAGLEEGLIDEHTTIHCTGSYKFGNATFRCWDHKGHGEVNLKKSLRESCDVYYYKLAERLGVDRIAKYAKLFGLGAPLGIGLENEKGGVIPTQEWKLKRFGKKWYSGETLPVGIGQGYVLTTPVQLASMIATVANEGTILRPHLVKRVVDSDGKVLQDFAPQVLGKTGLKPATYRFVKEGLLAVVNEAHGTGGSARLWEVKVAGKTGSSQVVKLRDSKGGVPYRFRDHALFVSFAPFEKPEIAVAVIVEHGEHGGSAAAPVAGKILRAYFEGKGVIKKPVPKAVPKDEEGGEGVAEPDDAAPATTKPAPATTKPAPAAVNAAGSDKRGRDVR, encoded by the coding sequence ATGAAGCCCCTGAACAATATCCTTCCCGACGACGATGGTGGCGGCCGCCGCATCATCGGCCTCTCCCTGGGCGCCTGCGCCGTCTTTTTTCTGCTGCTGGCCAGACTTTGGTACCTGCAGGTGATCAGCGCCGAGGACCTGATCGACCAGTCCGAGAACAACCGGCTCCGCTTCGTCCCGGTGGCTGCCCCGCGCGGAGCCATACTGGACCGCAACGGCAAGGTGCTGGTTTCCAACACCCCCTCGTTCTCGGTTGCGGTCATCCCGCAGGACGTCAAAAACAAGGAACAGCTGATCGACAACCTGGCGCACTACCTCAACCTGGACCGCACTGAGATCGAGACCAAGTGGAACAAGGGGCAGGGGAGGGCCAAGTACTACCCCCTGGTGGTCGCCTCCGGCATCACTCGCGACCAGATGGAATTTCTCGAGGAAAATCGGCTCGCCCTTTCCGGGGTCAACATCGAGATGAAGCCGATCCGGGCCTACACCAACGGCACACTCGCTTCTCACCTTTTGGGATACCTCGGCGAGGTGTCCGAGGACGAACTGAACTCGGAGCGCTACCGCGACTACAACGCCGGCGATTACATTGGCAAGAGCGGCGTCGAGAGGTCCTGGGAATCCTTCCTGCATGGCACCGACGGTGGCCGTCAGATCGAGGTGGATGCACGCGGCCGCTTCCTGCGCACGGTTGCGGAGACTGGCTCAACCGTCGGCAACACGGTCATGCTTACCATCGACCTGGAGATGCAGAAAGCCGCTGAACAGGCCCTGGGCGACCAGGCCGGCGCCGCCGTGGCCATGGATGTTAATACCGGCGAAATCCTCGCCTTCGTTTCCAGCCCCGACTTCGACCCGGCCCATTTCACCGGTCGTATGCCCCCCGATGTCTGGAAGAAGTATCTGGAGGATGAGCGTCACCCCCTGGAGAACAAGGCGCTCAAGGGGATGTATCCCCCCGGCTCCACCTTCAAGATCATCACCGCCATTGCCGGGTTGGAGGAGGGGCTCATTGACGAGCACACTACCATCCATTGCACCGGCTCCTACAAGTTCGGTAACGCCACCTTCCGCTGCTGGGACCACAAGGGGCACGGCGAAGTGAACCTAAAGAAGTCGCTCCGGGAATCGTGCGACGTCTACTACTATAAGCTGGCCGAGCGCCTGGGCGTGGACCGGATCGCCAAGTACGCCAAACTGTTCGGGCTGGGAGCACCACTGGGCATCGGCCTGGAGAACGAGAAGGGGGGGGTGATCCCCACTCAGGAGTGGAAGCTCAAGCGCTTCGGCAAGAAGTGGTATTCCGGCGAGACCCTCCCCGTAGGCATCGGTCAGGGGTACGTACTCACCACCCCGGTGCAGCTTGCTTCCATGATCGCCACCGTGGCCAACGAGGGTACCATCTTACGGCCGCACCTGGTCAAGCGCGTGGTTGACTCCGACGGCAAGGTGCTGCAGGACTTCGCACCGCAGGTGCTGGGCAAGACCGGACTGAAACCGGCGACCTATCGCTTCGTCAAGGAAGGGTTGCTGGCCGTTGTCAACGAGGCGCACGGCACTGGCGGCAGTGCGCGGCTGTGGGAGGTGAAGGTGGCTGGCAAAACCGGTTCATCCCAGGTGGTCAAGCTGCGCGACAGCAAAGGGGGGGTGCCGTACCGCTTCCGCGATCACGCGCTCTTTGTCTCCTTCGCCCCCTTTGAGAAGCCCGAGATCGCGGTGGCCGTCATCGTCGAACACGGCGAGCACGGCGGTTCGGCAGCGGCACCGGTGGCCGGTAAAATCCTGCGCGCTTACTTCGAGGGTAAGGGGGTCATCAAGAAGCCCGTTCCCAAGGCAGTACCCAAGGATGAAGAAGGGGGCGAAGGGGTGGCCGAACCCGATGACGCCGCGCCGGCAACGACGAAACCCGCCCCGGCAACGACCAAACCCGCCCCGGCCGCAGTCAACGCCGCGGGTAGCGATAAACGAGGCAGAGATGTTCGATAG
- the rodA gene encoding rod shape-determining protein RodA, which yields MFDRRLFTNFDWTLLGVVLLITAFGVINIYSASSSYRDIGTPYYLKQLYWIVAGLGLCLTVCSLDYHMLEDFAYWLYGGVLVLLLLVLVAGKTTMGATRWISLGFFNMQPSEPMKIVIIMTFARFFSRYPVFKGLTLKELVQPLLLLGIPAVLIMKQPDLGTAILVSLIAGTMLLFVGVRWSALGTIFAAAVPTVVIAWQFLLHDYQKKRIYNFLNPDLDPLGSGYHIIQSKIAVGSGATFGKGFMQGTQSQLRFLPEQHTDFAFSVFAEEWGFLGCLLILALYLFLILWGLGIAKKCNDRFGSLLAVGVTAMLFWHIAINMGMVIGLMPVVGVPLPFFSYGGTSMVTSMVGVGILLNISMRRFMF from the coding sequence ATGTTCGATAGACGGCTATTCACCAACTTCGACTGGACCCTGTTAGGGGTGGTACTGCTCATCACCGCCTTCGGTGTCATCAACATATACAGCGCCTCGTCCTCGTACCGGGACATCGGCACGCCCTATTACCTGAAGCAACTCTACTGGATCGTGGCGGGGCTTGGCCTGTGCCTCACGGTCTGCAGCCTCGACTACCATATGCTAGAGGATTTCGCCTACTGGCTTTACGGCGGGGTGCTGGTGCTGCTCCTACTGGTGCTGGTTGCCGGCAAGACCACCATGGGCGCTACGCGCTGGATCAGCTTGGGGTTCTTCAACATGCAGCCCTCCGAGCCGATGAAGATCGTCATCATCATGACCTTCGCCCGCTTCTTCAGCCGCTATCCGGTCTTCAAGGGGCTTACCCTCAAGGAACTAGTGCAGCCGCTGTTGCTCTTGGGGATACCCGCCGTGCTGATCATGAAGCAGCCTGACCTTGGCACCGCCATCCTGGTTTCCCTCATCGCCGGCACCATGCTCCTCTTCGTCGGGGTGCGCTGGTCGGCCTTAGGAACCATCTTCGCCGCAGCGGTCCCCACCGTGGTGATCGCCTGGCAGTTCCTGCTCCACGACTACCAGAAAAAGCGCATCTACAACTTCCTGAACCCCGACCTCGACCCGCTGGGGAGCGGCTATCACATCATCCAGAGCAAGATCGCGGTCGGTTCCGGCGCCACCTTCGGCAAGGGGTTCATGCAGGGGACCCAGTCCCAGTTGCGCTTTCTTCCCGAACAGCACACCGACTTTGCCTTCTCCGTTTTTGCCGAAGAATGGGGCTTTCTTGGCTGCCTGCTCATACTTGCCCTCTACCTGTTCCTGATCCTGTGGGGACTGGGGATCGCCAAGAAATGCAACGACCGCTTCGGCTCGCTGCTTGCCGTCGGGGTTACCGCCATGCTCTTCTGGCACATTGCCATCAACATGGGGATGGTTATCGGCCTGATGCCGGTGGTCGGAGTGCCGCTTCCTTTCTTTTCCTACGGGGGGACCTCCATGGTTACCTCGATGGTAGGGGTCGGCATCCTGCTCAACATCAGCATGCGGCGCTTCATGTTTTAA
- the mreC gene encoding rod shape-determining protein MreC, which translates to MKNLLIRYRRFLLTALLFLAAFLTYALNLRNKEHANPVERTVMGITAPVAGSAASATGFFSDIWNNYIDLIDVRRENIELRKSVKRLNARIIADNEAVAANMRLKQLLDLKESIAVPSLAVSVIGEDSSAWFKTLVVDRGSADGLQEGMPVVSIGGVVGRLVKVAPHSSRVLLLTDHASAIAAIVQRSRARGVVRGAGGGRCSLEFTVKDEDVKVGDTVISSGIGGVFPKGLPIGEVTMVKKGEYGVFQTIEVRPLVNIGTLEEALVLVKQRDE; encoded by the coding sequence ATGAAAAACCTTCTGATCCGCTACCGGCGTTTCCTGTTGACCGCTCTGCTGTTTCTGGCGGCCTTTCTGACCTACGCCCTGAACCTCAGGAACAAGGAGCACGCTAATCCCGTCGAACGCACCGTGATGGGAATTACCGCTCCGGTGGCTGGTTCCGCGGCCAGCGCGACCGGCTTTTTCAGCGACATATGGAACAACTACATCGACCTGATCGATGTGCGCCGTGAGAACATCGAACTCAGAAAGAGCGTGAAACGCCTGAACGCGCGCATCATCGCCGACAACGAGGCGGTTGCTGCCAACATGCGGCTCAAGCAGCTCCTGGACCTCAAGGAGAGCATCGCCGTGCCGTCCCTGGCGGTGTCGGTGATCGGCGAGGACAGCTCGGCCTGGTTCAAAACCCTGGTAGTCGATCGCGGCAGCGCCGACGGGCTACAGGAAGGGATGCCGGTGGTATCCATCGGCGGGGTAGTCGGCCGCCTGGTCAAGGTGGCGCCGCACTCGTCCCGGGTGCTCCTGCTCACCGACCACGCCAGCGCCATCGCCGCAATCGTTCAGCGCTCCCGCGCTCGCGGCGTGGTCCGCGGTGCCGGTGGCGGGCGCTGCTCCCTGGAATTCACCGTCAAGGACGAAGACGTCAAGGTCGGCGATACCGTGATCAGCTCCGGCATCGGCGGCGTCTTCCCCAAGGGGCTCCCCATCGGGGAGGTCACCATGGTGAAAAAGGGTGAGTACGGTGTGTTCCAGACCATCGAGGTGCGCCCGCTGGTCAACATCGGCACGCTGGAAGAGGCGCTGGTACTGGTCAAGCAGCGCGATGAGTAG
- a CDS encoding TFIIB-type zinc ribbon-containing protein: MKCPHCDNKVGIEIDMHSDGYAKDLLECTSCGTVWLEKASQIITVSKQAA; encoded by the coding sequence ATGAAATGCCCGCATTGTGACAACAAAGTAGGAATCGAGATCGACATGCATTCCGACGGCTACGCCAAAGACCTGCTGGAATGCACCTCCTGCGGTACGGTCTGGCTCGAGAAAGCGTCCCAGATCATCACCGTGAGCAAGCAAGCCGCCTAA
- a CDS encoding ATP-binding protein: MINRPSKTLYISIESRLCDVALVGHAVRGVCACSPLKLEAYGEMEVCVVEALNNAITHAYKRQEGYRVDTAITLHHDRISFEVSDEGKAIEEFAPRSLEFDPEVIGSIPENGMGLFIIETLMDEVSYSSKSGRNTLYFCRYFTQPQA, translated from the coding sequence GTGATCAATAGACCGAGCAAGACCCTCTATATCAGTATCGAGAGCAGACTGTGCGACGTAGCCCTGGTGGGTCATGCGGTGCGCGGCGTCTGCGCCTGCTCACCCCTCAAGCTGGAAGCGTACGGCGAGATGGAAGTATGCGTCGTGGAAGCTCTCAACAACGCCATCACCCACGCCTACAAGCGGCAGGAAGGTTATCGCGTCGACACCGCCATTACCCTGCATCACGACCGCATCTCCTTCGAGGTTTCCGACGAAGGTAAAGCCATCGAAGAGTTCGCCCCGAGGAGCCTGGAATTCGACCCTGAAGTGATCGGCTCGATCCCCGAGAACGGTATGGGGCTCTTCATCATAGAGACCTTGATGGACGAAGTCAGCTACAGTTCCAAAAGCGGCAGGAACACCCTCTACTTCTGCCGCTACTTCACTCAGCCCCAAGCCTAG
- a CDS encoding dTDP-4-dehydrorhamnose 3,5-epimerase family protein, with product MSAVQQFTKGRIHDVTCRPLKKFLDERGWLSELFRSDEVEPEIMPVMSYISMTQPGVARGPHEHVEQTDYFCFLGPSNFKVYLWDTRAGSPTFGVKQVLYAGVDAPTVVVVPPGVVHAYRNVGTDNGIVFNAPNRLFAGQGKSEPVDEIRHEELVDSPYQLD from the coding sequence ATGAGCGCGGTACAGCAATTCACCAAGGGGCGCATCCACGACGTAACGTGCAGGCCGCTCAAGAAATTCCTGGACGAGAGGGGATGGCTCTCTGAACTGTTCCGTTCTGACGAAGTGGAGCCGGAGATCATGCCGGTCATGTCCTACATCTCTATGACCCAGCCGGGCGTGGCCCGCGGACCGCACGAGCATGTCGAGCAGACCGACTACTTCTGCTTCCTGGGCCCGTCCAATTTCAAGGTCTACCTCTGGGACACCCGGGCCGGGTCCCCGACCTTCGGCGTGAAGCAGGTGCTGTACGCCGGGGTAGACGCCCCGACCGTGGTGGTGGTGCCCCCAGGTGTGGTGCATGCCTACCGCAACGTCGGTACCGACAACGGCATCGTCTTCAACGCGCCTAACCGCCTCTTCGCTGGGCAGGGCAAGAGCGAGCCGGTGGACGAGATACGCCACGAGGAACTGGTGGATTCGCCTTACCAGTTGGACTGA
- a CDS encoding tRNA-queuosine alpha-mannosyltransferase domain-containing protein has translation MHIALVEPYCTGSHAAWATEYAAHSSHSVELFTLAGRNWKWRMHGGAVTLASRFLAAGARPDVILATDMLDLTTFLALTRPLSDGCPSAIYFHENQLTYPWSPGDPDPDSQRDLHYAFINYVSALAADAVLFNSRYHMNSFLGELPAFLKRFPDAVDLTSVDAIAAKSRVLPLGLDLGKLEPFRPEIAREAEAPLLLWNHRWEYDKAPEVFFEALYQLAEEGIEFRVAVLGESFGRVPAVFQQARERLGARVAEWGYQKSFGEYAQWLWRADILPVTSRQEFFGASVVQALYCGCQALLPDRLAYPEHVPDCSIEAVLYRNDESLVDRLRDMLTGVPKRRAGLDGHVARYDWGRMASVYDEFFSGLVAGAARVVPEIALG, from the coding sequence ATGCACATCGCCCTCGTCGAGCCCTATTGCACCGGGTCGCATGCCGCCTGGGCCACCGAGTACGCCGCCCATTCGAGCCACTCCGTCGAACTGTTCACCCTGGCCGGGCGCAACTGGAAATGGCGCATGCACGGCGGCGCTGTCACCCTCGCCAGCCGCTTCCTCGCCGCTGGAGCGCGCCCTGACGTCATCCTCGCCACGGACATGCTCGACCTGACTACCTTCCTGGCGCTGACCCGGCCGCTCAGCGACGGGTGCCCGAGCGCCATCTACTTCCACGAAAACCAGCTCACCTATCCCTGGTCACCCGGCGACCCCGATCCTGACTCACAGCGCGACCTGCACTACGCCTTTATCAACTACGTGAGCGCCCTGGCAGCCGATGCCGTCTTGTTCAACTCCCGCTACCACATGAATTCCTTCCTGGGCGAACTCCCCGCTTTCCTGAAGCGTTTCCCTGATGCCGTCGATCTCACCAGCGTCGATGCGATCGCGGCCAAAAGCCGGGTACTCCCCCTGGGGCTGGACCTAGGCAAGCTGGAGCCCTTTCGCCCGGAGATAGCGCGCGAGGCGGAGGCGCCGCTGTTACTGTGGAACCACCGCTGGGAGTACGATAAGGCACCGGAGGTCTTTTTCGAGGCGCTGTACCAGTTGGCCGAAGAGGGGATCGAGTTCCGGGTGGCGGTTTTAGGGGAGTCCTTCGGGCGGGTGCCGGCGGTCTTCCAGCAGGCGCGGGAGAGGCTCGGCGCGCGCGTGGCGGAGTGGGGCTACCAGAAGAGTTTTGGGGAGTACGCGCAATGGCTCTGGCGTGCAGATATTCTGCCGGTTACCTCCCGCCAGGAGTTCTTCGGTGCCAGCGTGGTGCAGGCGCTCTACTGCGGCTGCCAGGCGCTGCTGCCGGACCGGCTGGCCTATCCGGAGCATGTGCCGGATTGCAGCATTGAGGCCGTTCTCTACCGGAATGACGAGTCGCTGGTGGACCGTTTGCGGGACATGCTCACCGGGGTCCCGAAGAGGCGGGCCGGCCTGGACGGGCACGTGGCACGTTACGACTGGGGACGCATGGCTTCGGTTTACGATGAGTTCTTTTCTGGACTGGTCGCTGGTGCAGCGAGAGTGGTGCCGGAGATCGCTCTCGGCTAG
- the rfbA gene encoding glucose-1-phosphate thymidylyltransferase RfbA, with protein MTQGIKKGILLAGGAGSRLYPLTMVASKQLQPVYDKPMIYYPLATLMMAGISDILIISTPQDTPRFQALLGDGSRWGIRLSYAVQPEPKGIAQAFLIGEKFINGDPVCLILGDNIFYGKMELDRLVAEFKSGAKIFGYYVQDPERYGVVDFDKDGRVLDIVEKPTAPKSNYAVPGLYLYDSHVVEIARALQPSPRGELEITDVNKVYLGRGELMVERLGRGIAWLDTGTHQSLLEASHFIGTLEARQGLKIACLEEIALRMGYLDCKAMAKVIDETPKSSYRDYLQRVYSETELCGGGTVQ; from the coding sequence ATGACGCAAGGAATTAAGAAAGGGATCCTGTTGGCCGGCGGTGCCGGGAGCAGGCTCTACCCGCTGACCATGGTGGCCAGCAAACAGTTGCAGCCGGTGTACGACAAACCGATGATCTATTACCCGCTGGCTACCCTGATGATGGCGGGTATCTCGGACATACTGATCATCTCTACTCCGCAGGACACTCCCCGCTTTCAGGCGCTCTTGGGAGACGGTTCGCGCTGGGGCATCCGCCTGAGCTATGCGGTGCAGCCCGAGCCCAAAGGGATCGCGCAGGCCTTTCTTATCGGCGAAAAGTTCATCAACGGGGACCCTGTCTGCCTGATCCTGGGCGACAACATCTTCTACGGGAAGATGGAACTGGACCGGTTGGTCGCGGAGTTCAAGAGCGGCGCCAAGATCTTTGGATACTACGTGCAGGACCCGGAGCGCTACGGCGTGGTCGATTTCGACAAGGATGGCCGGGTGCTCGATATCGTGGAGAAACCGACGGCCCCGAAGTCCAACTATGCCGTCCCTGGTCTCTACCTTTACGATTCGCACGTGGTCGAGATCGCCAGAGCGCTCCAGCCTTCGCCGCGCGGGGAACTCGAGATTACTGATGTCAACAAGGTCTACCTGGGCCGCGGTGAACTAATGGTCGAGCGTCTCGGGCGCGGTATTGCCTGGCTCGACACTGGTACGCATCAAAGCCTCCTTGAGGCCTCCCACTTCATCGGGACGCTGGAGGCCCGGCAGGGACTGAAGATCGCCTGCCTTGAGGAGATCGCCCTGCGCATGGGTTATCTCGATTGCAAGGCGATGGCCAAGGTCATAGATGAAACCCCGAAATCGTCGTACCGCGACTATCTGCAGCGGGTTTACAGCGAGACGGAACTTTGCGGCGGAGGTACAGTTCAATGA